A stretch of the Chloroflexota bacterium genome encodes the following:
- a CDS encoding UDP-glucose/GDP-mannose dehydrogenase family protein, translating into MNVATIGLWHLGTVTSACLASVGHRVVAFDHDAELIRALSVGRLPVAEPGLDELTRKNLDAGTLRFSADPRDLADAEVVWVTYDTPVDENDVADVEYVVQRVNAIFPHLRDDALVLISSQMPVGSTRRLAEMYARALPNGRASFAYSPENLRLGKALDVFLYPDRVVVGARTEADRARIAELFKPITDKLEWMSVESAEMTKHALNAFLATSVTFINEIASLCERVGADAREVERGLKSEARIGPKAYLRPGGAFAGGTLARDIAFLVEVGHAHNTPTNLLAAVRTSNDEHKHWARRALTHALGDLRGKTIAVLGLTYKPGTDTLRRSSAVELCHWLREQGAPVVVFDPAVKSLPDELSRVIELRDSIALALRDADAAVIATECPEFATLMADDLVRAMRQPIVLDASRFLEKNLGRDTRIRYIAVGKSQ; encoded by the coding sequence ATGAACGTCGCAACAATTGGTTTGTGGCATCTCGGCACAGTCACGTCCGCGTGCCTCGCCTCGGTCGGGCATCGCGTCGTCGCGTTCGATCACGACGCGGAATTGATTCGCGCGTTGAGCGTTGGTCGCTTGCCGGTCGCCGAACCTGGTCTGGACGAACTGACGCGCAAAAATTTGGACGCGGGCACATTGCGATTCTCAGCCGACCCGCGCGATCTCGCGGACGCGGAGGTTGTGTGGGTGACGTACGATACGCCGGTGGACGAGAACGACGTCGCGGATGTGGAGTACGTCGTCCAACGCGTCAACGCGATTTTTCCGCATTTACGCGATGACGCGCTCGTGCTGATCTCGTCGCAAATGCCGGTCGGTTCGACGCGCCGGCTCGCGGAAATGTACGCGCGCGCTTTGCCGAACGGTCGCGCGTCGTTCGCGTACTCGCCGGAAAATTTGCGGCTGGGCAAGGCGCTCGACGTGTTTCTGTATCCCGACCGTGTGGTGGTCGGCGCGCGCACCGAAGCGGATCGCGCGCGCATCGCCGAGTTGTTCAAGCCGATCACGGACAAGCTCGAATGGATGTCGGTCGAGTCGGCGGAGATGACCAAGCACGCGCTCAACGCGTTTCTCGCGACCTCGGTCACGTTCATCAACGAAATCGCGTCGCTGTGCGAACGTGTCGGCGCGGATGCGCGCGAGGTCGAGCGGGGACTCAAGAGTGAAGCGCGCATCGGACCGAAAGCGTACTTGCGTCCGGGTGGCGCGTTTGCTGGCGGTACGCTCGCGCGCGATATCGCGTTCCTGGTCGAGGTCGGGCACGCACACAACACACCAACGAATTTGCTCGCGGCGGTACGCACGAGCAACGACGAGCACAAACACTGGGCGCGTCGCGCGCTCACGCACGCGCTCGGCGATCTGCGCGGCAAGACGATTGCTGTGCTTGGCTTGACGTACAAACCTGGGACGGACACGCTGCGTCGTTCGAGCGCGGTCGAGTTGTGTCACTGGTTGCGCGAACAAGGCGCGCCCGTCGTTGTGTTCGACCCCGCGGTGAAATCGTTGCCCGATGAATTATCGCGCGTGATCGAGTTGCGCGATTCGATTGCGTTGGCGTTGCGCGACGCCGACGCCGCGGTCATCGCGACCGAGTGCCCCGAATTTGCGACGCTCATGGCGGACGATCTTGTACGCGCGATGCGCCAACCGATTGTGCTCGACGCGAGCCGCTTTCTCGAAAAGAACCTGGGACGCGATACGCGCATTCGTTACATCGCAGTAGGAAAATCGCAATGA